The genomic region AGTTAAGATCGAAGCCAATAATCTGTACCGGAAACTCAGTGCTTGTAGTAGCTAATGGAGTTTTTACAAAACGCATTGATTAATGTTTCAGATTTTGCTGTCTTGCTTACAATTAGATATTCAATAAAGAAATTAATTATTATAATATTATGCCGTTTACGGTAGAATTTAATATTCTATACTTATTATAAGTGAATCTCAATTAAGAAAAATTTTTAATGATAATAAATATGTTTTGTGAAACTTTCAGAAAATTGTTTACTATTATAAGATGTTATTTTAGAAATTATATAAGGATATCTACTAGCAAAAACTTGCATAAAATATTTACTGATTCTTAATTGTATAAAAATGACTGTATTAATATAAGTATGAGTCATTAATTTGAGTATAAATTATATATAATTTATTGTATAGTAAATAATTATATTGACATTTTAGGCTGTTTATGATACTGTTATCAGTATTAGGAGGAAGTAATATATGGTTAATTTTAGTAGCCTGAATGGGAAAAAAGCCATAGTAACAGGAAGTGCAAGAGGCCTTTGCAATGGAATAGCTACAGCTTATCATGAAGCAGGTGCCGAAGTTGTTCTTGTTGATGTGAATGAGAATGTCAAGGATGCTGCTCAGAAAATGAGTACTGGAGATATTCCTGTACATTATATTGTCGGGGATTTGACAGACACTGCTCATCTACCGGCACTTGTCAATTCTGCAAAAGAACAACTTGGTGGACGAATTGATATTTTACTTAACGGGGCAGGTATACAATACCGTTGTCCGGCTATTGATTTTCCAGTTGAAAAATGGGAGAAAATTATTGAAATAAATCTAAACTCAGTTTTTTTTCTTTCTCAGCAGGTAGGCAAAGTTATGATTACCCAGCATTATGGCAAGATTATTAATATTGCTTCAATGACTGCGTTTATGGGCAGTGTTCTTATTCCGGCTTACACTGCCAGCAAGGGGGCAATTGCGCAATTGACTAAGGCCTTGTCAAACGAATGGGCAAGTCTAGGCATTAATGTGAATGCAATTGCACCCGGTTATATGGCAACAAAACTTACGGCTAATATGAAAAAAGTCAATCCTCAGCAGTATGAAGAAATATCGAACAGGATACCGATGAAACGTTGGGGACAACCTGAAGATTTGTATGGAGTTGCTATTTTCTTGGCAAGTGATGCTGCTGCTTATATTTCTGGAGCAATTATTCCTATCGATGGAGGATTCTTAGGGAAATAATTTCCTGTTCCGGAAAATTCTGCACCCTGAACTTAAAAGAAAGCACACTCAATCAAACTGGGTGTGCTTCTTTTTGGTCTCTTTTAATTTTTATTTTGCATTATTCACTATATCGTTTTGTAGTTTTCCTGATGATAAGTTTTGGATCAAGTATTACCCGTTCAGGTTTACTGTTTTTATCATTCAATTGTTTTAACATCAGTCGGACAGCTTGTTCACTCATTTCTTCAACATGTTGATCCACTGTTGTTAGCCCAATATCATATAAGGAAGCAAATGAAATATTATCAAAACTTACTACTGAGATGTCTTCCGGAACTTTGATTCCAGATTCTCTACATCCTTCGATAAAACCGATTGCTGTCAAATCATTGCCAATAACAATACCCTTTGCTCTATGATCTAAATTTTTAATATATTCCTTTGCCAATTCATATCCGGTTCCCATTTTTAAATCAGTTTCAAGGATATTTTCATCTTGAATAGGGATTTTATAATTATTCATTGCTTGCTTGTATCCTTCATAGCGTTGGATAGAAGCAGAAGATTCGTTTTGTCCCTTGATATAAGCAATACGCGGGAACTCGTATTCAATCAAATGCATGGTTGCTATATAGCCTGCCTTAAAATTATCCAAAATAACAGAATCCCCTTGATAGTCAAAGGCATCAAGCATACGATTGACTAAAACGATAGGCATATTACTTGACTTGAGCTCATCACTTATTGCCTGGTTTCTTGCTGTTAGCAAAATTAATCCAGCGAAATTAGCAGCTATAACATGTTTGATAAATTCAACTTCTTTTTTTACATTGTTTTCACTATTGAAAATAACCAACATATAGCCATTTTCACTGAGCTTTCTCTGAATAAAGAAAGCTAAGTCTGCATAAAAAGGGTTGCGAATATCACTAAGAATCAATGCAACGACTTCCATATTTCCAACGCTTAGCCCTCTAGCAATAGCATTTGGTCTGTAACCAATTTCAGATATATATTTTAAAATTCGATTTTTGACTGGTTCACTGACACCTGGAGAATTGTTCATAGCTCGTGAGACGGCTGACTTGGATACCCCTAGTTCCGTAGCTACTTCGGAAATTGTTATTTTTTTGCCCATTGAAATTCTCCTTATATGTATTATACAGATGTTGATGATTAAGTGAACTGCTATGTTGTCGCGAAGTGCTAGCTACGAAATATAATATGTCATTTTTATAATACAACAACAATCATGGATATCAAGTGTTAAGGTAAGTAACAGTAAAAATAGCCGAGCTCCATCGCTGAAGCTCGGTATAAAAACTAACCAAATTTACGGCGAATAATTAAAACTATTTAAGTGGTGCTGGATATGCGAAATTGCCATTTGCAATCGAAACCGGCCAGACAGTTACTTGTTTTTGATTCTGATATTGTACTACAGTCAGATTGCCTCCCATGTTTTGATTTTTATAATCTTTTCCATTGAATTGTGAATCGGTGAAGGCAATCTTATCATAAGGTAATATGATTATTGGTTTTGCCCCAATTTGAAAAGACTTATCAATTTCGATTTTGCCAAGGGCATTCTTGATTGTCTCTGAAGTTATTTCTTTGCCATCATTGGCAACATTTTGAATTGCTTGAGCAAGAACATATGTTGTAATGTAGGCTTCAGCGGAATGTCCGTTCATTGCTATCCCAAATTCTTTTTTAAATTTATCAGATATTGCAGAACCCTTTGAGCCTGCAACAAATTCTGTTGCCAAAGAGATACCATTGCATAGAGACCCTACTGCTGGTACATATGAGGCTTCAGAGAACCCGTTGCCTTTTGCGATGCAAAGCTTCGGAGCATATCCTTGTTCATGGAATGTCTTTGTAAGTAAAATGGCATCTGATACGTAACAGTCAACAATTAATGCATCAGGATTCATTTCTTTCAATTGTAAAACTTCGCTTGAAAGATCCGCAGCACCCTGTGAATAAAGGACTTCACCTAAATAGTTATATCCTAATTGCTTTGCCCAATACCGTGTCCACTCAACAGTCTGCTGGCCAACTTCTGTATTGTCAGCACAGACTGCTATTGTTTTTACGTTCATTGCATCATTTGCTTTGTCTAGATCCCGGATACTATAAATCATATCACGAATAAACATCATATTTGTCGGTGCAAGCCGGAAAAAATAATTGTATCCATGTCCTGTCAAATTATCTGAAGTTGCATTTGCAGTAATAAAAGGAACTGAATAATTTTCAGCAACTTGGGCAACTACTTCTGTTACGCTGCTCTGATATGCTCCAATTACTGCTAAAACTTTCTTTTGTGTAATCAAGCGTTCCATCTCGGTCATACCGGTTTGACCTTTTCCTTGGCTATCACCAAAAGCTATATCAAGTTTTTTCCCATTGATTCCACCTGCAGCATTGATTTCATCCAATGCCATTTTGATTCCTTTTTGCATGTTTTGCCCTGAATCAGCAAGATCACCTGTCAGGGGATAAAGACCTCCCAAAAGGATAACGTCATTCGAAGAAGATTCCTTGGTTTCTTTTTCTCCATTGGCAAATGCTCCTCCAACAACAAATACTGACATAGTACCTAACAGCAACAATTTTTTGAGTAAACTCTTCATTTTTTTCTCCTTTTTGTGAATAGTTTAGTATCGATAAGTATTAAATCTGATTTGCTTGCAATCAGAATCCTAAATAAGCTTTTTTTACATTTTCATCATTAAGCAGTGATTCTGAAGTTCCGACAAGGCTTATGATGCCATTTTCCAATACATATCCTTTGCTGGCTAAATTAAGAGCTTTTCTTGCATCCTGTTCTGCCAGGACAATTGAAAGTCCATCTTGCTTAGTTATGTTTTTTGCGATTGTAAAAATGTTATCTACAATTTTTGGTGCTAAGCCAAGGGAAGGCTCATCCATCAAAAGTACTTTCGGTAACCCCATCAAACCTCGTGAAAAGGCAACCATTTGTTGTTCTCCGCCGCTTAAGGTACCAGCTGCCTGGCTTTTCCTTTCAGAGAGGATAGGAAACCAGGAAAAGACTTTTTCCAAAGACATCTTTTTTTTCAGCTTGGCTTCTTTTGTGCAAGCTCCAAGTTCCAGATTTTCTTGGACAGTCATTTCAGGAAAAAGTTGTCTTCCCTCGGGACAAAGAATTATACCTTGCTTAATGAAATCATAGCAAGATTTTCCAGTTAATTCATTTTCTTCAAAGAAAATAGAACCCGAAAATGAATGTAATAAACCTGCTAGGGTATCCATTGTAGTGCTTTTGCCAGCTCCATTACTTCCTATGAGGGCAATGATCTGACCCTTTTCGACAGCAACATCTACATCCCATAAAACTTGGGTTGCACCATAGCGTACACAAAGTTTGTTTGCCCTCAGATATGCGTTATCACTCATTGCAACCGACTCCTTTTCCTAAATAGACTTCAATTACATATGGATCATTCATAACAACTTCAGGAGAACCCTCAATGATTTTTTCACCATGGTGCATCATTATTACTTTTTCACATAAATGTGATACTGCACGCATGACATGTTCAATAAGTAAAAT from Spirochaetia bacterium harbors:
- a CDS encoding glucose 1-dehydrogenase, producing the protein MVNFSSLNGKKAIVTGSARGLCNGIATAYHEAGAEVVLVDVNENVKDAAQKMSTGDIPVHYIVGDLTDTAHLPALVNSAKEQLGGRIDILLNGAGIQYRCPAIDFPVEKWEKIIEINLNSVFFLSQQVGKVMITQHYGKIINIASMTAFMGSVLIPAYTASKGAIAQLTKALSNEWASLGINVNAIAPGYMATKLTANMKKVNPQQYEEISNRIPMKRWGQPEDLYGVAIFLASDAAAYISGAIIPIDGGFLGK
- a CDS encoding ABC transporter substrate-binding protein, giving the protein MKSLLKKLLLLGTMSVFVVGGAFANGEKETKESSSNDVILLGGLYPLTGDLADSGQNMQKGIKMALDEINAAGGINGKKLDIAFGDSQGKGQTGMTEMERLITQKKVLAVIGAYQSSVTEVVAQVAENYSVPFITANATSDNLTGHGYNYFFRLAPTNMMFIRDMIYSIRDLDKANDAMNVKTIAVCADNTEVGQQTVEWTRYWAKQLGYNYLGEVLYSQGAADLSSEVLQLKEMNPDALIVDCYVSDAILLTKTFHEQGYAPKLCIAKGNGFSEASYVPAVGSLCNGISLATEFVAGSKGSAISDKFKKEFGIAMNGHSAEAYITTYVLAQAIQNVANDGKEITSETIKNALGKIEIDKSFQIGAKPIIILPYDKIAFTDSQFNGKDYKNQNMGGNLTVVQYQNQKQVTVWPVSIANGNFAYPAPLK
- a CDS encoding ABC transporter ATP-binding protein, coding for MSDNAYLRANKLCVRYGATQVLWDVDVAVEKGQIIALIGSNGAGKSTTMDTLAGLLHSFSGSIFFEENELTGKSCYDFIKQGIILCPEGRQLFPEMTVQENLELGACTKEAKLKKKMSLEKVFSWFPILSERKSQAAGTLSGGEQQMVAFSRGLMGLPKVLLMDEPSLGLAPKIVDNIFTIAKNITKQDGLSIVLAEQDARKALNLASKGYVLENGIISLVGTSESLLNDENVKKAYLGF
- a CDS encoding LacI family transcriptional regulator — encoded protein: MGKKITISEVATELGVSKSAVSRAMNNSPGVSEPVKNRILKYISEIGYRPNAIARGLSVGNMEVVALILSDIRNPFYADLAFFIQRKLSENGYMLVIFNSENNVKKEVEFIKHVIAANFAGLILLTARNQAISDELKSSNMPIVLVNRMLDAFDYQGDSVILDNFKAGYIATMHLIEYEFPRIAYIKGQNESSASIQRYEGYKQAMNNYKIPIQDENILETDLKMGTGYELAKEYIKNLDHRAKGIVIGNDLTAIGFIEGCRESGIKVPEDISVVSFDNISFASLYDIGLTTVDQHVEEMSEQAVRLMLKQLNDKNSKPERVILDPKLIIRKTTKRYSE